The Blastomonas sp. SL216 DNA window GAGAGGGGCATGTTGCAACCCTCTCCGCATGTTCCCCTCTCCCAACCCTCTCCCCTGAAGGAGAGAGGGCGAAAGTGAAAAAATGACCCAGTCCGCCACCCAGTCCACAGCCCAGTTCGTCAATATCGGCGAGCGCACCAACGTCACCGGTTCGGCCAAGTTCAAGAAGCTGATCATGGAAGACCGCTATGAAGAGGCGGTCGATGTCGCGCGCCAGCAGGTCGAAAGCGGCGCGCAGATCATCGACATCAACATGGACGAAGGTCTGCTCGACGCGCACGCCGCGATGACGCGCTATCTGAAGCTGATCGCTGCCGAGCCCGATATTGCCCGCGTGCCGTTCATGATCGACTCGTCCAAATGGTCGGTGATCGAGGCGGGGCTGAAATGCGTCTCGGGCAAGCCGATCGTCAATTCGATCAGCATGAAGGAAGGCGAGGAGGAATTCCTCAAGCACGCCCGCATCTGCATGGATTATGGTGCTGCCGTCGTCGTCATGGCGTTCGACGAGGTCGGCCAGGCCGACACGCGGCAGCGCAAGGTCGAGATCTGCGAGCGCGCCTACAAGCTGCTGACCGGAATCGGCTTCCCGCCCGAAGACATCATCTTCGACCCCAATATCTTTGCGGTCGCCACCGGCATTGACGAGCACCGCCGCTATGCCATCGACTTTATCGAGGCGTGCCGCGACATCAAGCAGCGCTGCCCGCATGTCCACATCTCCGGCGGCGTTTCCAACCTGTCGTTCAGCTTCCGCGGCAACGAGCCGGTCCGCCGCGCGATGCACAGCGTGTTCCTGTATCATGCGATCAAGGCGGGCATGGACATGGGCATCGTCAATGCCGGCCAGCTCGACATTTATGACGATATCGACCCGGTGCTGCGCGAAGCCTGCGAGGACGTAATCTGGGACCGCACCGAAGATGCGACCGAAAAGCTGATCACGCTGGCTGAAACCTTCCGCGGCAAGGACGAGAAGGCCGAGAAGGAAGCCGCCGAATGGCGCAGCTGGCCCGTGATCAAGCGGCTGGAACATGCGCTGGTCAAGGGCATCGACGCGCATATCGTCGAGGATACCGAGGAAGCCCGGCTTGCCGCCGCGCGCCCGATCGAGGTGATCGAAGGCCCGCTGATGGACGGCATGAACGTCGTGGGAGACCTGTTCGGCGAGGGCAAGATGTTCCTGCCGCAGGTGGTCAAGTCCGCGCGCGTGATGAAAAAGGCGGTCGCGCACCTCTTCCCCTATATCGAGGCCGAGAAGGACCCCAATGCCAAGGGCAAGGGCCGCATCATCATGGCGACGGTGAAGGGCGATGTGCACGATATCGGCAAGAACATCGTCGGCGTGGTGCTGCAGTGCAACGGCTATGAGGTCGTGGACCTGGGCGTCATGGTGCCCTGGCACGACATCCTGAAGGCTGCGAACGACAATCAGGCCGACATCATCGGCCTGTCGGGCCTGATCACCCCGTCGCTCGACGAGATGGTGACCGTGGCCGAGGAGATGCAGAAGGCCGGCATGCGCATTCCGCTGCTGATCGGCGGCGCAACCACCTCGAAGGTGCACACCGCGCTGCGCATCGCACCGGCCTATGAAGGCCCGGTCGTGCATGTGCTCGACGCCAGCCGCGCGGTCGGTGTCGCCTCGAACCTGGTCAGCGGCACGCTCGCCGAACCGTTCATCGCCAAGGTGGCGGAAGAATATGAGGCCGTGCGCCTCGCCCGCTCGGGCAAGGGACAGAACGACCTGTCGCCGCTCGATGTCGCGCGCGACAATGCGTTCGTCGCCGATATGGGCCAGAAGCCGCCCGCGCCGGTCCAGCCGGGCGTGCATGTCTTCGAGGAGTGGGACCTGGCGGACCTGCGCGAATGCATCGACTGGACGCCGTTCTTCCGCGCGTGGGAGCTGGCGGGCAACTATCCCGCGATCCTCACCGACGAGATCGTCGGCGAAAGCGCAAGCGCGCTGTTCGCCGATGCCAATGCGATGCTCGACCGGATCGTCGAGGAAAAATGGCTGACCGCCAAGGGCGTGGCCGGCCTGTGGCCCTGCCGCCGCGAGGGCGACGATGTGATCATAGACGCCGATGGCCAGGATGTGCGCATGCCCTTCCTGCGCCAGCAGATCGCCAAGCGTGAGGGCCGCGCCAACATGTGCCTGGCCGATTTCATCGATCCGGCGGGCGACTGGATCGGCGGCTTCGCGGTCACCGCAGGCCATGGCATCGATGCGCATCTGGAACGCTTCCAGGCGGCGCATGACGATTATAACGACATCCTGCTCAAGGCGCTGGCCGACCGACTCGCTGAAGCCTTTGCCGAGCGGCTGCACCAATATGTCCGCACCACCCTGTGGGGCTATGCGGCGGGTGAGCAGCTGACCAACGAGGCGCTGATCAAGGAACAGTATCGCGGCATCCGCCCGGCCCCGGGCTATCCCGCCTGTCCCGACCACAGCCAGAAGCCGGCGCTGTTCGACCTCCTCAAGGCCACCGATGCCACCGGGATCACCCTGACCGAAAGCTTTGCGATGCTGCCCACTGCGGCGGTCAGCGGCTTTTATTTCGGGCACCCGGAAAGCGCCTATTTCGGCGTCGCACGCATCGGCGAGGACCAGGTCATCGACTATGCTGCACGGCGCGGGGTCGATCTGGATACGGCGCGCCGCTGGCTGCGTCCCAATCTGGATTGAGCCATCGCGATTGACTCTGGCCTGACAAACCGCAAACTCCCCGCGCATGCCCTGCTGCGAGGGGTGTGCGGGAGGGGCATTGGCGCGTGACACCGTCTGAACTCAGCGCGTATTTCTTCGTGCAGATGGCGCTGATCATCGGCACCTGCCGCCTTGTCGGCTACGCCGTGCGCCGCTGGCTGGGCCAGCCGCAGGTGGTGGGCGAGATGATGGCCGGCGTGCTGCTGGGCCCTTCGCTGTTCGGCTTTTTCCTGCCCGATCTGCAGGCAGCCTTGTTCCCGCCGGAAACCAAGAACGTGCTGTTCGTCTGCGCCCAGCTGGGCGTGGGCCTGTACATGTTCCTGGTTGGCCTCGGTTTCCGCTCAGACCATTTCCGCGCCCAGATCGGCAGCGCGGCAGCCGTATCGTTCACCGGCATGGCGGTGCCCTTTATCGTCGCGATATTGCTCGCGCCGATGCTTCAGGATGTGCCCGGCCTGTTCGCCAGCGACGTCAATCAGTTTCAGGCGACGCTGTTCCTGGGCGCGTGCATTGCCATCACCGCCTTTCCGATGCTGGCGCGGATCATTCATGAGCGCGGCCTGACCGACACGAAGCTGGGCAGCCTGACCCTGTCGGCAGGGGCCATCGACGATGCCGCCGCCTGGACGGTGCTGGCGATCGTGCTCGCCAGCTTCGGCGACGGGCCGGGCGTCGCCATCAAGGCGATTGTCGGCGGGGCCAGCTTTGCCGCGTTCATGCTCATCTTCGGGCGCAGGCTGCTGGCGCCGCTGGGCCGCATCACCGAACGCAATGGCAAGGTCACCCATTCGATGCTGGCCGCGGTGCTGGTGCTGTTCATGCTGGCGGCCTTTGCGATGGACTATATCGGCATCCATGCGGTGCTCGGCGGCTTTCTGCTGGGCATCTGCATGCCGCGCGGCAAGCTGTCGAACGAGCTGCAGCGCCAGCTTGAACCGATCATCATGGTGCTGCTGATCCCGATGTTCTTCACCTATTCGGGGCTCAACACCCAGCTGACCGTGGTCAACAATGCCGAGCTTCTGGCCATTGCGATGGGAATTCTCGCCGCTTCGATCCTGGCCAAGGGCGTTGCCTGCTATGTCGCGGCGCGGATCACCGGGCAGGACAACTCCACCGCGATGGCGATCGGCGCATTGATGAACGCGCGCGGGATGATGGAGCTGATCATCATCAATATCGGCCTGCAGCGCGGCATTATCGGCCCGGCATTGTTCTCGATGCTGGTGATCATGGCGATCGTCACCACCTTCATGGCCTCTCCGCTGTTCGACCTGGTCTATGGCCGCAAGCACCGGTCGCCGCCGGTAACCGATGATGCAGCGCCTGTCCCCTGACGGGACGGCCGATGCGTTAACCCTCTAATACCAGGCATTTTTGTCCGCCGCATGATAGTCCCTGCGGCCATGACCGTGCTCCGCATTCTCCTTGTCGCCGCGCTGGCGCTGATCAGCGCCCTGCCCCTGTTCGCGCAGCAGCGCGCGATGCCCTATCGCATCGCCGAGACCGGCAAGAGCTACAAATCGCTGACCGATGCGGTGAACAAGATCGGCGGCGGAACCGGCACGATCGAGGTTCAGCCCGGCATCTGGCGCGATTGCGCGGTGCAGGAGGCGGGCAATATCACCTATCGCGCGGTGACGCCCGGTACCGCGATCCTGGATGGCGGCGTGTGCGAGGACAAGGCGACGCTGGTGCTGCGCGGCCGCAGCGCGCGCGTCGAGGGCCTGATCTTCCAGAACATCGCCGTGCGCGACGAAAACGGCGCTGGCGTCCGGCTGGAGCGCGGCGACCTTACCGTCGTCAACAGCCTGTTTCGCGACAGCCAGCAGGGCATCCTGACCGGCGAGGACCGCAACGGCCGGATCGTCATCGACAAGTCGAGCTTTTCGGGCCTCGGCCTGTGCGCGTCGGACTGCGCGCATTCGATCTATATCGGCGACTATGGGTCGCTGACCGTTACCCGCTCGCGCTTCGAAAAGGGCCAGGGCGGCCATTATGTGAAGAGCCGCGCGGGCCGCGTGACCATCGCCGATTCGAGCTTCGACGACAGCCGTGGCAATGGCAGCAATTACATGATCGACCTGCCCGGCGGCGCGAGCGGCGAGATCACCCGCAACATCTTCGTCCAGGGGCAGAACAAGGAAAACTGGTCGGCGTTCATCGCGGTCGCCGCCGAGGGACGCGCTTACAGCTCTGCCGGCCTCCAGATTTTCGGCAATGATGCCAGCCTTGCCCCCGGCGTCGAGCGCGCGACCTGGTTTGTCGCCAACTGGAGCCGTGACAGCATCCCGCTGGGCGAAAACCGGCTCGGCAAGGGATTGAGCGCCTACGACCAGCGGTAACCCCGCTGGCTCACCCGGCGTATAGCCCGCCGAACGGCCATTGGTTTTGGCCTGCAAACCCTTTACATGGCGGCGCATGATGTTGGCTGTTTTCCGGTCCCTGCTGGGCCTGCTTCTGCTGGGCCTTGCCCTTCCTGCTGCCGCCCAGCCTTTGCAGCGGGGGCCGAACAATATCGCCGCATCGCTGGTGGCAGAAAGCGCCAGCCCCGCGCCCGGCACCACCGTCGACCTGGCCTTTGCCATGACGCCCAAGACGGGCTGGCATGGCTATTGGGAAAATCCGGGCG harbors:
- the metH gene encoding methionine synthase, with the translated sequence MTQSATQSTAQFVNIGERTNVTGSAKFKKLIMEDRYEEAVDVARQQVESGAQIIDINMDEGLLDAHAAMTRYLKLIAAEPDIARVPFMIDSSKWSVIEAGLKCVSGKPIVNSISMKEGEEEFLKHARICMDYGAAVVVMAFDEVGQADTRQRKVEICERAYKLLTGIGFPPEDIIFDPNIFAVATGIDEHRRYAIDFIEACRDIKQRCPHVHISGGVSNLSFSFRGNEPVRRAMHSVFLYHAIKAGMDMGIVNAGQLDIYDDIDPVLREACEDVIWDRTEDATEKLITLAETFRGKDEKAEKEAAEWRSWPVIKRLEHALVKGIDAHIVEDTEEARLAAARPIEVIEGPLMDGMNVVGDLFGEGKMFLPQVVKSARVMKKAVAHLFPYIEAEKDPNAKGKGRIIMATVKGDVHDIGKNIVGVVLQCNGYEVVDLGVMVPWHDILKAANDNQADIIGLSGLITPSLDEMVTVAEEMQKAGMRIPLLIGGATTSKVHTALRIAPAYEGPVVHVLDASRAVGVASNLVSGTLAEPFIAKVAEEYEAVRLARSGKGQNDLSPLDVARDNAFVADMGQKPPAPVQPGVHVFEEWDLADLRECIDWTPFFRAWELAGNYPAILTDEIVGESASALFADANAMLDRIVEEKWLTAKGVAGLWPCRREGDDVIIDADGQDVRMPFLRQQIAKREGRANMCLADFIDPAGDWIGGFAVTAGHGIDAHLERFQAAHDDYNDILLKALADRLAEAFAERLHQYVRTTLWGYAAGEQLTNEALIKEQYRGIRPAPGYPACPDHSQKPALFDLLKATDATGITLTESFAMLPTAAVSGFYFGHPESAYFGVARIGEDQVIDYAARRGVDLDTARRWLRPNLD
- a CDS encoding cation:proton antiporter, giving the protein MTPSELSAYFFVQMALIIGTCRLVGYAVRRWLGQPQVVGEMMAGVLLGPSLFGFFLPDLQAALFPPETKNVLFVCAQLGVGLYMFLVGLGFRSDHFRAQIGSAAAVSFTGMAVPFIVAILLAPMLQDVPGLFASDVNQFQATLFLGACIAITAFPMLARIIHERGLTDTKLGSLTLSAGAIDDAAAWTVLAIVLASFGDGPGVAIKAIVGGASFAAFMLIFGRRLLAPLGRITERNGKVTHSMLAAVLVLFMLAAFAMDYIGIHAVLGGFLLGICMPRGKLSNELQRQLEPIIMVLLIPMFFTYSGLNTQLTVVNNAELLAIAMGILAASILAKGVACYVAARITGQDNSTAMAIGALMNARGMMELIIINIGLQRGIIGPALFSMLVIMAIVTTFMASPLFDLVYGRKHRSPPVTDDAAPVP
- a CDS encoding right-handed parallel beta-helix repeat-containing protein; this translates as MTVLRILLVAALALISALPLFAQQRAMPYRIAETGKSYKSLTDAVNKIGGGTGTIEVQPGIWRDCAVQEAGNITYRAVTPGTAILDGGVCEDKATLVLRGRSARVEGLIFQNIAVRDENGAGVRLERGDLTVVNSLFRDSQQGILTGEDRNGRIVIDKSSFSGLGLCASDCAHSIYIGDYGSLTVTRSRFEKGQGGHYVKSRAGRVTIADSSFDDSRGNGSNYMIDLPGGASGEITRNIFVQGQNKENWSAFIAVAAEGRAYSSAGLQIFGNDASLAPGVERATWFVANWSRDSIPLGENRLGKGLSAYDQR